In Nocardioides conyzicola, one genomic interval encodes:
- a CDS encoding DUF3027 domain-containing protein — protein sequence MISSVITIARPKSDSATVAAVDLARAALVEEVGAADVGDHLGHVVEGERVVTHLFACLRPGYVGWQWSVTVARASRSKDVTVDEIVLVPGDAAIVAPPWVPYRERIKPGDLSPGDLLPVDDDDPRLVPTYLFGDDPLDADDKAQIRAVAQDLGLGRVRTLGPEGRDLAAQRWYDGDGGPEAPIARSAPDHCSTCGFLVRIAGPLSELFGVCANGDANDDGRIVSFDHGCGAHSEVRLAKKHEPPPPPVPVFDTLTVDEVEILS from the coding sequence ATGATTTCGTCCGTGATCACGATCGCGCGCCCCAAGTCCGACTCTGCCACCGTGGCGGCGGTCGATCTGGCCCGCGCCGCCCTCGTCGAGGAGGTCGGTGCCGCCGACGTCGGCGACCACCTCGGCCACGTGGTCGAGGGCGAGCGGGTGGTCACCCACCTCTTCGCGTGCCTCCGACCCGGCTACGTCGGCTGGCAGTGGTCCGTGACCGTCGCCCGGGCGAGCCGCAGCAAGGACGTCACGGTCGACGAGATCGTGCTCGTGCCCGGGGACGCCGCGATCGTCGCCCCGCCGTGGGTCCCCTACCGTGAGCGCATCAAGCCCGGCGACCTCTCGCCCGGCGACCTGCTGCCGGTCGACGACGACGACCCGCGCCTGGTCCCGACGTACCTCTTCGGCGACGACCCGCTCGACGCCGACGACAAGGCCCAGATCCGGGCGGTCGCCCAGGACCTCGGGCTCGGCCGGGTCCGCACCCTCGGCCCGGAGGGCCGCGACCTCGCCGCCCAGCGGTGGTACGACGGCGACGGCGGCCCGGAGGCCCCGATCGCGCGCTCGGCCCCCGACCACTGCTCGACCTGCGGGTTCCTGGTCCGCATCGCCGGGCCGCTCTCGGAGCTCTTCGGCGTCTGCGCCAACGGCGACGCCAACGACGACGGCCGGATCGTCTCGTTCGACCACGGCTGCGGCGCGCACTCCGAGGTCCGGCTGGCCAAGAAGCACGAGCCCCCGCCGCCGCCGGTGCCGGTCTTCGACACGCTGACCGTCGACGAGGTCGAGATCCTCTCCTAG
- a CDS encoding DUF2530 domain-containing protein has protein sequence MEYDEGQPLQHEIGSRTYFIADVEPLDVDGVRTVEVGTALWFIAFLALLPFYGRLDDSGRLWWLWTCMAGVGLGLIGLEYCRRKRRARTEQAAELDALEG, from the coding sequence GTGGAGTACGACGAGGGTCAGCCCCTGCAGCACGAGATCGGCAGCCGCACGTACTTCATCGCCGACGTCGAGCCGCTGGACGTCGACGGCGTACGCACCGTCGAGGTCGGGACGGCGCTCTGGTTCATCGCCTTCCTCGCCCTGCTGCCGTTCTACGGCCGCCTCGACGACTCGGGTCGCCTCTGGTGGCTGTGGACGTGCATGGCCGGCGTCGGACTCGGCCTGATCGGGCTCGAGTACTGCCGCCGCAAGCGGCGCGCGCGCACGGAGCAGGCGGCCGAGCTCGACGCCCTGGAGGGCTAG
- a CDS encoding NCS2 family permease: protein MSNQSTIAAGGIDRYFKITERGSTVGREVRGGLVTFFTMAYIVVLNPLILGFATDEDGKVLGGGTAPNLAAIAAGTALVAGLLTILMGVVANYPLALATGLGLNAFVAFSIASQMTWADAMGLVVIEGVVILVLVLTGFREAVFHAVPPQLKIAISVGIGLFIALIGFVDAGFVRRIPDAANTTVPVQLGQTGQLSGWPVLVFAVGLLLVIALWVRHVKGAILISIIITTVFAFVVEAIADVGKASADNPKGWSLNVPAWPDKIVDTPHFDTLGEFSLLGSFQNVGVVTALLLVFTLLLADFFDTMGTMTAIGAEAGLLGEDGMPPNTRRILVVDSLAAAAGGAAGVSSNTSYIESASGVGEGARTGLASVVTGALFLLTIFLAPLVAIIPSEAAVPALVLVGFLMMQQVKGIDWDDLEIAIPAFLTIVLMPFTYSISVGIGAGFIAYVLIKAVRGKVADLHPLMWVVAALFVVYFCINPITSWLS, encoded by the coding sequence GTGAGCAACCAGAGCACCATCGCCGCGGGCGGCATCGACCGGTACTTCAAGATCACCGAACGCGGCTCGACCGTGGGACGCGAGGTCCGGGGTGGCCTCGTCACCTTCTTCACGATGGCCTACATCGTCGTGCTCAACCCGCTGATCCTCGGGTTCGCCACCGACGAGGACGGCAAGGTCCTCGGCGGCGGCACGGCGCCCAACCTCGCGGCGATCGCCGCCGGCACCGCCCTCGTCGCCGGGCTGCTCACGATCCTGATGGGCGTCGTCGCCAACTACCCGCTCGCGCTGGCGACCGGGCTCGGTCTCAACGCGTTCGTGGCGTTCTCGATCGCCAGCCAGATGACGTGGGCCGACGCGATGGGGCTGGTGGTCATCGAGGGCGTCGTGATCCTCGTCCTGGTGCTGACCGGCTTCCGGGAGGCCGTCTTCCACGCCGTGCCCCCGCAGCTCAAGATCGCCATCTCGGTCGGCATCGGCCTGTTCATCGCGCTGATCGGCTTCGTCGACGCGGGCTTCGTGCGCCGGATCCCCGACGCGGCCAACACCACGGTGCCGGTGCAGCTCGGCCAGACGGGCCAGCTCTCCGGGTGGCCGGTCCTGGTCTTCGCGGTCGGGCTGCTGCTGGTGATCGCCCTGTGGGTGCGCCACGTGAAGGGCGCGATCCTGATCTCGATCATCATCACCACCGTCTTCGCGTTCGTCGTCGAGGCGATCGCCGACGTCGGCAAGGCGTCGGCCGACAACCCGAAGGGCTGGTCGCTCAACGTCCCCGCCTGGCCGGACAAGATCGTGGACACGCCTCACTTCGACACCCTCGGTGAGTTCAGCCTGCTGGGGTCGTTCCAGAACGTCGGCGTGGTCACCGCCCTGCTGCTCGTCTTCACGCTGCTGCTCGCCGACTTCTTCGACACGATGGGCACGATGACCGCGATCGGCGCGGAGGCGGGCCTGCTCGGCGAGGACGGGATGCCGCCCAACACCCGCAGGATCCTGGTCGTGGACTCGCTGGCCGCGGCCGCGGGCGGCGCCGCGGGCGTCTCGTCGAACACGTCGTACATCGAGTCGGCCTCCGGCGTCGGCGAGGGCGCCCGCACCGGTCTCGCCTCGGTCGTCACCGGCGCGCTCTTCCTGCTCACGATCTTCCTCGCGCCGCTGGTGGCGATCATCCCCTCCGAGGCCGCTGTGCCGGCGCTGGTCCTCGTCGGCTTCCTGATGATGCAGCAGGTCAAGGGCATCGACTGGGACGACCTCGAGATCGCCATCCCGGCGTTCCTCACGATCGTGCTGATGCCGTTCACGTACTCGATCTCCGTCGGCATCGGCGCCGGCTTCATCGCCTACGTGCTGATCAAGGCCGTCCGCGGCAAGGTCGCCGACCTCCACCCGCTGATGTGGGTCGTCGCCGCCCTCTTCGTCGTCTACTTCTGCATCAACCCCATCACCAGCTGGCTCAGCTGA
- a CDS encoding MarR family winged helix-turn-helix transcriptional regulator, with product MPTVEKVARTDAGLAAELRLGVMRLRRRLAGERHPDNELSLNQMGVLGVLSRRGAMTVGELAAAEKVQPPSMTRTVNCLEESGDVVKRPHATDGRQVVVELSEQGRSRVLADRERRDAWLAQRLRELTPDERAVLRRAAPILDRLAQKD from the coding sequence ATGCCCACCGTGGAGAAGGTCGCCCGCACCGATGCCGGGCTCGCCGCCGAGCTGCGTCTCGGCGTCATGCGGCTGCGCCGGCGCCTCGCCGGGGAGCGGCACCCCGACAACGAGCTGAGCCTCAACCAGATGGGCGTGCTCGGCGTCCTGTCGCGTCGCGGTGCGATGACCGTCGGCGAGCTCGCGGCTGCCGAGAAGGTGCAGCCCCCGTCGATGACCCGCACGGTCAACTGCCTCGAGGAGAGCGGGGACGTCGTGAAGCGGCCCCACGCGACCGACGGCCGCCAGGTCGTCGTCGAGCTCTCCGAGCAGGGCCGCAGTCGGGTCCTCGCCGACCGGGAGCGCCGCGACGCCTGGCTCGCCCAGCGGCTCCGCGAGCTGACCCCCGACGAGCGCGCCGTGCTCCGCCGCGCCGCCCCCATCCTCGACCGCCTCGCCCAGAAGGACTGA
- a CDS encoding MFS transporter yields the protein MSPTFRALRNPNYRLYLAGSVVSNTGTWMQRVAQDWLVLHLPGNSGTELGITTGLQFLPILLLSPYAGVIADRFPKRRLLQVTQATMALASLVLGVIAVTGVAQTWHVYLIAFLFGIGAAFDGPARQAFVSEMVGQDELTNAVGLNSAAFNAARILGPGVAGLMIGALGGGAQATGWVILVNAASYAAVIFQLQRMNVALLHSPALRGRTPGALVEGVRYVRSQPKMVMILIMVFFAGTFGMNFQITSALMATEVFHKGATEYGVLGSVMAVGSLTGALMAARRVRVRLRLLVVAAVCFGLAEIVAGLLPSYVAFVLFCPVIGFCTLTLLNSANATIQLETPPAIRGRVMALYMTIVMGGTPIGSPIIGWIGQHLGARWTLVIGGLLTLAGIALALAVYARLQGGVRSVLTPVEGTGNLFPRVWDNQADARARTSSGAENPDSGTVNPLSENLSGSR from the coding sequence TTGAGCCCCACGTTCCGCGCCCTCCGCAACCCGAACTACCGCCTCTACCTGGCCGGTAGCGTCGTGTCGAACACGGGCACCTGGATGCAGCGGGTCGCGCAGGACTGGCTGGTCCTGCACCTGCCGGGCAACAGCGGCACCGAGCTGGGCATCACGACCGGGCTCCAGTTCCTCCCGATCCTCCTGCTCTCGCCGTACGCCGGGGTGATCGCCGACCGGTTCCCGAAGCGACGGCTGCTCCAGGTCACTCAGGCCACCATGGCCCTCGCGTCCCTGGTGCTCGGCGTCATCGCCGTCACCGGCGTCGCGCAGACCTGGCACGTCTACCTGATCGCGTTCCTCTTCGGCATCGGTGCCGCCTTCGACGGCCCCGCCCGCCAGGCGTTCGTCTCCGAGATGGTCGGCCAGGACGAGCTCACCAACGCGGTCGGCCTCAACTCCGCCGCCTTCAACGCCGCCCGCATCCTCGGCCCGGGCGTCGCCGGCCTGATGATCGGCGCCCTCGGCGGCGGCGCCCAGGCGACCGGCTGGGTGATCCTGGTCAACGCGGCGTCGTACGCCGCCGTGATCTTCCAGCTCCAGCGGATGAACGTCGCGCTCCTCCACTCGCCGGCGCTGCGCGGACGCACGCCCGGAGCCCTGGTCGAGGGCGTCCGCTACGTCCGCAGCCAGCCCAAGATGGTGATGATCCTGATCATGGTGTTCTTCGCCGGCACGTTCGGCATGAACTTCCAGATCACCTCCGCGCTGATGGCGACCGAGGTCTTCCACAAGGGCGCCACCGAGTACGGCGTCCTCGGGTCGGTGATGGCGGTCGGCTCGCTGACCGGCGCGCTGATGGCCGCCCGGCGGGTCCGGGTGCGGCTCCGCCTGCTCGTGGTCGCGGCCGTCTGCTTCGGGCTGGCCGAGATCGTCGCCGGGCTGCTGCCGTCGTACGTCGCGTTCGTGCTCTTCTGCCCGGTGATCGGGTTCTGCACCCTGACGCTGCTCAACTCGGCCAACGCCACCATCCAGCTGGAGACGCCGCCGGCGATCCGGGGTCGGGTGATGGCGCTCTACATGACGATCGTGATGGGCGGGACGCCGATCGGGTCGCCGATCATCGGCTGGATCGGGCAGCACCTCGGGGCTCGCTGGACCCTCGTGATCGGCGGTCTGCTGACCCTCGCGGGCATCGCGCTGGCCCTCGCGGTCTACGCGCGGCTCCAGGGAGGGGTGCGTAGCGTTTTGACCCCTGTAGAGGGCACGGGTAATCTTTTTCCTCGTGTCTGGGACAACCAGGCTGATGCGCGTGCCCGGACCTCGTCGGGGGCAGAGAACCCCGACTCCGGCACGGTCAATCCCCTCAGTGAGAACCTCTCCGGATCCCGCTGA
- the rpsL gene encoding 30S ribosomal protein S12, which produces MPTINQLVRKGRQDKVSKNKTPALKGSPQRRGVCTRVYTTTPKKPNSALRKVARVRLSSGVEVTAYIPGVGHNLQEHSIVLVRGGRVKDLPGVRYKIIRGTLDTQGVKNRKQARSRYGAKKEKS; this is translated from the coding sequence GTGCCCACCATTAATCAGTTGGTCCGCAAGGGCCGCCAGGACAAGGTGTCGAAGAACAAGACGCCTGCCCTGAAGGGGTCTCCGCAGCGCCGTGGCGTCTGCACCCGCGTCTACACCACCACCCCGAAGAAGCCGAACTCCGCTCTCCGCAAGGTCGCCCGCGTGCGCCTGTCGAGTGGCGTCGAGGTCACCGCTTACATCCCGGGCGTTGGTCACAACCTTCAGGAGCACTCGATCGTGCTCGTTCGCGGCGGCCGGGTGAAGGACCTCCCCGGTGTCCGCTACAAGATCATCCGCGGCACCCTCGACACCCAGGGCGTCAAGAACCGTAAGCAGGCTCGCAGCCGCTACGGCGCCAAGAAGGAGAAGAGCTGA
- the rpsG gene encoding 30S ribosomal protein S7, protein MPRKGPAPKRPIDIDPVYGSQLVSQLVSKVLQDGKKQVAQRIVYTALEGCREKTGTDPVLTLKRALDNVKPTIEVKSRRVGGATYQVPIEVKGTRGTTLALRWLVGYAADRREKTMHERLMNEILDASNGLGAAVKKREDTHKMAESNKAFAHYRW, encoded by the coding sequence ATGCCGCGCAAGGGTCCCGCTCCCAAGCGGCCGATCGACATCGACCCGGTCTACGGGTCGCAGCTGGTCTCCCAGCTCGTGTCGAAGGTCCTCCAGGACGGCAAGAAGCAGGTTGCTCAGCGCATCGTCTACACCGCGCTCGAGGGCTGCCGCGAGAAGACCGGTACCGACCCGGTCCTCACGCTGAAGCGCGCGCTCGACAACGTGAAGCCGACCATCGAGGTCAAGTCCCGCCGCGTCGGTGGCGCGACCTACCAGGTCCCGATCGAGGTCAAGGGCACGCGTGGCACCACGCTCGCGCTGCGCTGGCTCGTCGGCTACGCCGCCGATCGTCGCGAGAAGACGATGCACGAGCGCCTCATGAACGAGATCCTCGACGCCTCCAACGGCCTCGGTGCCGCTGTGAAGAAGCGCGAGGACACCCACAAGATGGCCGAGTCCAACAAGGCCTTCGCGCACTACCGCTGGTGA
- the fusA gene encoding elongation factor G, whose protein sequence is MAVDITTDLNKVRNIGIMAHIDAGKTTTTERILFYTGITYKIGEVHEGAATMDWMEQEQERGITITSAATTCWWKDHQINIIDTPGHVDFTAEVERSLRVLDGAVAVFDGVAGVEPQTMTVWRQANKYSVPRMCFVNKLDRTGADFFRCVDMMVERLNSTPLVLQLPIGAEGDFIGVVDLVGMRALVWRGETTIGEDYVIEEIPAELAEQAAEYREKLLETLSDADDQIMEKFLDEGEFTVEELEAAIRRATLADKLNPVLCGTAFKNKGVQPLLDAVVKYLPSPLDIDAIIGHSVKDETVEIKRLPSDDEPFSGLAYKIATDPHLGKLIYVRVYSGKLEAGATVVNSVNGRKERIGKVYQMHANKREEIASVGAGQIVAVMGLKDTKTGHTLSDPQHQVILESMTFPAPVIEVAIEPKTKSDQEKLGTAIQRLSDEDPTFTVKADEETGQTIIAGMGELHLEILVDRMKREFRVEATVGKPQVAYRETVRKEVLKHSYTHKKQTGGSGQFAKVVVSLAPNIDPETGVGAGYEFVNATSGGRVPKEYIPSVDQGGQDAMEFGVLAGYPMVDVKFTLEDGAYHDVDSSELAFKIAGNQAFKEAARMAKPVLLEPMFAVEVTTPDSFLGTVIGDINSRRGQIRAQEERHGDIVVNALVPLSEMFGYVGDLRSKTSGQASYSMEFDSYAEVPTNIADEIIKKVRGE, encoded by the coding sequence GTGGCTGTCGACATCACCACGGACCTCAACAAGGTCCGCAACATCGGCATCATGGCGCACATCGACGCCGGCAAGACCACCACCACCGAGCGCATCCTCTTCTACACCGGCATCACCTACAAGATCGGTGAAGTCCACGAGGGCGCTGCCACGATGGACTGGATGGAGCAGGAGCAGGAGCGCGGCATCACGATCACGTCCGCCGCGACGACCTGCTGGTGGAAGGACCACCAGATCAACATCATCGACACCCCCGGGCACGTGGACTTCACCGCCGAGGTGGAGCGCTCGCTGCGCGTCCTCGACGGCGCGGTCGCGGTGTTCGACGGTGTCGCCGGTGTCGAGCCCCAGACGATGACGGTGTGGCGCCAGGCGAACAAGTACTCCGTGCCCCGGATGTGCTTCGTCAACAAGCTGGACCGCACCGGCGCGGACTTCTTCCGCTGCGTCGACATGATGGTCGAGCGCCTCAACTCCACCCCGCTGGTCCTCCAGCTGCCGATCGGCGCCGAGGGCGACTTCATCGGTGTCGTCGACCTGGTCGGGATGCGCGCGCTCGTCTGGCGTGGCGAGACCACGATCGGCGAGGACTACGTGATCGAGGAGATCCCGGCCGAGCTGGCCGAGCAGGCTGCGGAGTACCGCGAGAAGCTGCTCGAGACGCTGTCGGACGCCGACGACCAGATCATGGAGAAGTTCCTCGACGAGGGCGAGTTCACCGTCGAGGAGCTGGAGGCCGCGATCCGTCGCGCCACCCTCGCCGACAAGCTCAACCCGGTGCTCTGCGGCACGGCGTTCAAGAACAAGGGCGTCCAGCCCCTGCTCGACGCCGTCGTCAAGTACCTGCCGTCGCCGCTCGACATCGACGCGATCATCGGTCACTCCGTCAAGGACGAGACCGTCGAGATCAAGCGTCTCCCGTCGGACGACGAGCCGTTCTCGGGCCTGGCCTACAAGATCGCGACCGACCCGCACCTCGGCAAGCTGATCTACGTGCGCGTCTACTCCGGCAAGCTCGAGGCCGGTGCGACCGTGGTCAACTCGGTCAACGGCCGCAAGGAGCGGATCGGCAAGGTCTACCAGATGCACGCCAACAAGCGTGAGGAGATCGCGTCGGTCGGCGCCGGCCAGATCGTGGCCGTCATGGGCCTCAAGGACACCAAGACGGGTCACACGCTGTCCGACCCGCAGCACCAGGTGATCCTCGAGTCGATGACGTTCCCGGCCCCGGTGATCGAGGTCGCCATCGAGCCGAAGACGAAGAGCGACCAGGAGAAGCTCGGCACCGCGATCCAGCGGCTGTCCGACGAGGACCCCACCTTCACGGTCAAGGCCGACGAAGAGACCGGCCAGACCATCATCGCCGGCATGGGCGAGCTCCACCTGGAGATCCTGGTCGACCGGATGAAGCGTGAGTTCCGCGTCGAGGCCACCGTCGGCAAGCCGCAGGTCGCCTACCGCGAGACCGTCCGCAAGGAGGTCTTGAAGCACAGCTACACCCACAAGAAGCAGACCGGTGGGTCCGGCCAGTTCGCCAAGGTCGTCGTCTCGCTCGCCCCCAACATCGACCCCGAGACGGGTGTCGGTGCGGGCTACGAGTTCGTCAACGCCACCTCCGGTGGTCGGGTGCCGAAGGAGTACATCCCCTCGGTGGACCAGGGCGGCCAGGACGCCATGGAGTTCGGCGTCCTCGCCGGCTACCCGATGGTCGACGTGAAGTTCACGCTCGAGGACGGCGCCTACCACGACGTCGACTCGTCCGAGCTCGCGTTCAAGATCGCCGGCAACCAGGCCTTCAAGGAGGCCGCCCGCATGGCGAAGCCCGTGCTGCTGGAGCCGATGTTCGCGGTCGAGGTCACGACGCCCGACTCGTTCCTCGGCACGGTCATCGGCGACATCAACAGTCGTCGCGGCCAGATCCGCGCGCAGGAGGAGCGGCATGGCGACATCGTCGTCAACGCCCTCGTGCCGCTGTCAGAGATGTTCGGGTACGTTGGCGACCTGAGGTCCAAGACCTCGGGCCAGGCTTCGTACTCGATGGAGTTCGACTCGTACGCCGAGGTTCCCACGAACATCGCCGACGAGATCATCAAGAAGGTTCGCGGCGAGTAA
- the tuf gene encoding elongation factor Tu encodes MAKAKFERTKPHVNIGTIGHIDHGKTTLTAAITKVLHDKYPDLNAASAFDEIDKAPEERQRGITISIAHVEYQTEARHYAHVDCPGHADYIKNMITGAAQMDGAILVVAATDGPMPQTREHVLLARQVGVPALVVALNKCDMVDDEELIELVEMEVRELLSEYEFDGDDIPVVRVAAFPALQGDAKWGESILELMAAVDESIPTPARETDKPFLMPVEDVFTITGRGTVITGRIERGIVKVGEEVEIIGIREVAQKSTVTGVEMFRKLLDEGQAGENVGLLLRGTKREDIERGMVVIKPGTTTPHTNFEASVYILSKEEGGRHTPFFNNYRPQFYFRTTDVTGVVTLPEGTEMVMPGDNTEMVVELIQPIAMDEGLRFAIREGGRTVGAGRVTKITK; translated from the coding sequence GTGGCTAAGGCGAAGTTCGAGCGGACCAAGCCGCACGTCAACATCGGCACCATCGGTCACATCGACCACGGTAAGACGACGCTGACGGCGGCGATTACCAAGGTGCTGCATGACAAGTACCCGGATCTCAACGCCGCTTCGGCGTTCGACGAGATCGACAAGGCTCCCGAGGAGCGTCAGCGCGGCATCACGATCTCGATCGCGCACGTCGAGTACCAGACCGAGGCGCGCCACTACGCGCACGTCGACTGCCCTGGTCACGCTGACTACATCAAGAACATGATCACCGGCGCGGCCCAGATGGACGGCGCGATCCTCGTGGTCGCCGCCACCGACGGTCCGATGCCGCAGACGCGTGAGCACGTGCTGCTCGCCCGCCAGGTCGGCGTGCCGGCCCTGGTCGTGGCGCTCAACAAGTGCGACATGGTCGACGACGAGGAGCTCATCGAGCTCGTCGAGATGGAGGTGCGCGAGCTCCTCTCCGAGTACGAGTTCGACGGCGACGACATCCCGGTCGTCCGCGTGGCCGCCTTCCCGGCGCTGCAGGGCGACGCCAAGTGGGGCGAGTCGATCCTCGAGCTGATGGCGGCGGTCGACGAGTCGATCCCGACCCCGGCCCGTGAGACCGACAAGCCGTTCCTCATGCCCGTCGAGGACGTCTTCACGATCACCGGTCGTGGCACCGTCATCACCGGTCGCATCGAGCGCGGCATCGTCAAGGTCGGTGAGGAGGTCGAGATCATCGGCATCCGCGAGGTCGCCCAGAAGTCGACCGTCACCGGCGTCGAGATGTTCCGCAAGCTGCTCGACGAGGGCCAGGCCGGCGAGAACGTCGGTCTGCTGCTTCGTGGCACCAAGCGCGAGGACATCGAGCGCGGCATGGTCGTCATCAAGCCGGGCACCACGACCCCGCACACCAACTTCGAGGCCTCGGTCTACATCCTCTCGAAGGAGGAGGGCGGCCGTCACACGCCGTTCTTCAACAACTACCGCCCGCAGTTCTACTTCCGTACGACGGACGTGACCGGCGTCGTGACCCTCCCCGAGGGCACCGAGATGGTCATGCCCGGCGACAACACGGAGATGGTCGTTGAGCTGATCCAGCCCATCGCCATGGACGAGGGCCTGCGTTTCGCGATCCGGGAGGGTGGCCGCACCGTCGGCGCCGGCCGGGTCACCAAGATCACCAAGTGA
- the ilvA gene encoding threonine ammonia-lyase IlvA — protein MSTARVDAAAVEAAYEVLRPVVRRTELEHSVRLSEIVGAPVLLKRENRQLTRSYKVRGAYHLISGLTDAERARGVVCASAGNHGQGLAWSCARLGVDGRVYVPGNTPRQKRQRILALGEGRVDLVVEGSSYDVAGAAALADSERTGAVYVPPFDDVRTIAGQGTVAVELMGQTAMPVHTVVAPLGGGGLVAGLAVWLRERHPQVRIVGVEPEGAASMTAALAAGGPVLLPEVDTFVDGAAVGRVGDVTFPLVRDLVDEVVTVDAGAVCTEMLDLYQVEGIIAEPAGALASAAVRELAGTFPDDSAIACIVSGGNNDVSRYGEIVERSLLHQGLRHYFLVSFPQEPGALRHFLDEVLSPTEDIVVFDYVKKNNRETGPALVGIELESAAGLAGLLDRMEASPLTIERVPPGSPLFTFLM, from the coding sequence GTGAGCACAGCGAGGGTGGACGCCGCAGCCGTCGAGGCGGCGTACGAGGTCCTGCGGCCGGTCGTCCGCCGGACCGAGCTCGAGCACAGCGTCCGGCTCAGCGAGATCGTCGGGGCCCCGGTCCTGCTCAAGCGCGAGAACCGGCAGCTCACCCGCTCCTACAAGGTGCGCGGCGCCTACCACCTGATCAGCGGGCTGACGGACGCGGAGCGGGCCAGGGGAGTGGTCTGCGCCAGTGCCGGCAACCACGGCCAGGGGCTGGCCTGGAGCTGCGCGCGCCTGGGTGTCGACGGCCGGGTCTACGTGCCGGGCAACACCCCCCGGCAGAAGCGGCAGCGCATCCTCGCCCTGGGCGAGGGCCGGGTCGACCTCGTCGTCGAGGGGAGCTCGTACGACGTCGCCGGGGCCGCTGCGCTCGCGGACTCCGAGCGGACCGGCGCGGTCTACGTGCCGCCCTTCGACGACGTACGCACCATCGCCGGCCAGGGCACCGTCGCGGTGGAGCTGATGGGCCAGACCGCGATGCCGGTGCACACCGTGGTCGCACCGCTCGGCGGCGGCGGTCTCGTCGCCGGCCTCGCCGTCTGGCTGCGCGAGCGGCACCCGCAGGTGCGCATCGTGGGCGTCGAGCCCGAGGGTGCGGCGAGCATGACCGCGGCCCTCGCGGCGGGCGGGCCCGTCCTGCTGCCGGAGGTCGACACGTTCGTCGACGGCGCCGCGGTGGGCCGGGTCGGCGACGTGACGTTCCCCCTCGTGCGGGATCTCGTCGACGAGGTCGTCACGGTCGATGCCGGAGCCGTCTGCACCGAGATGCTCGACCTCTACCAGGTCGAGGGGATCATCGCCGAGCCCGCGGGAGCGCTCGCGAGCGCCGCCGTACGTGAGCTGGCCGGCACCTTCCCCGACGACAGTGCGATCGCGTGCATCGTCTCCGGTGGCAACAACGACGTGAGCCGGTACGGCGAGATCGTCGAGCGGTCACTGCTCCACCAGGGGCTGCGGCACTACTTCCTGGTCTCCTTCCCGCAGGAGCCCGGCGCGCTGCGGCACTTCCTCGACGAGGTGCTCAGCCCGACCGAGGACATCGTGGTCTTCGACTACGTCAAGAAGAACAACCGCGAGACCGGTCCCGCCCTGGTCGGGATCGAGCTCGAGAGCGCAGCAGGCCTGGCCGGACTCCTCGACCGCATGGAGGCCAGCCCGCTGACCATCGAGCGGGTGCCACCGGGTTCGCCGCTCTTCACGTTCCTGATGTGA